GGGTCGGGAAGGCCGGGTCTGTCCAGTGTCTCACAGCAGTGTGGCAGGGCTCTACCAGCTAGCCCTGACAGCTTCAATATCACTAACCAAGTTCTGAGCCAGGCAGATCCCAAAAatctgagaaaggaagaagagagtcaAACAGTGAAGCTCACTTGGCCAATGAATCCCCTCCTTTCTtatctttgatattttaaattgacATATAACTCATAGACTATAAAATATGTCCTCTTAAAGAATAtacttcagtgatttttagtatattcaaaagGATGTGCAACTATCACcgctatctaattccagaacatttcactATGCTGAAAAGAAACTCTGTAGCCTTTAGCAGGAATTCCCATTCCcccatccctggcaaccactaatctaccttctctctctctgatttgcctattttggacatttcatataaacgcaatcatgtaatatgtggccttttgccTCAGTCTGCTTTCACACAGcaaaatgtttttgaggttcatccatataGTAGCTTGTACCAGTAGCACAATCCTTTTGATGGCTTGAATAATATTGTAGATTTATCTTCACCAGTTGAAGGGCATTTACACTGTTTCCgcttttgggctattatgaatagtgctgctatgaacgttcCCGTACAACTTCCTGGTGAACAGGTTTTTGATTCTTTGgaaagtggaactgctgggtcccACGTGAACTCCATTTAAGTTTGAGGAAGTGCCAAAttcttttccacagtgactactgTTTTCATTCATCCTTGAGCAATGTACGAggattcccatttctccacattcttgccaacatttgttactgTCTTCCTTTTTACGTATATCCATCCTAGTATGTGTGAAGTGCTAggtcactgtggttttgatttgaatttctctaaTATCTAATGATCAGCATCTctccatgtgcttattggctatttataCTTTCTGTGGAGATATATCTAATTCAAATTCCTTGCCCATCTTTTCTTtgggtttgtctttttattgttaacttgctctttatatattctagacacTAGATCTCTATCGacaaaatgatttgcaaatattttctctcattttgtgggttgtcttttctctttcttaatagTATCCTTTTCAGCACAGAAGCTTATAAGTTCAGGTCTTTGATCTGTTTTGAGctaatttatatatatggtgtgaggCAGGGgaccaaattcattcttttctgtatAGATATCCAGTTggtccagcaccatttgttgaaaagactattctttccccactgACCGATCCTAGGTCCCTTTCAAAAATCAACAGACCACAGATGTAGGCCTTATTTCTAACTTTCAATTCTATTGCACCGATCTGTATGTTCAGTGTTATGTACTACCTTGGTCATTAGAGCTTTGTAATAAGTTTATAACTGGAAAGTGTGAATTCTccatctttgttcctttttaagattgttttttctattctgGTCCCTTGCATTTCCACATGAACTTTAGGATAGATAGATCTTGTCCATCTTTTGCAAAAAAAGACAGTTgtaattttgatagggattgcattgaacctgtAGATCAATTTGACGAGTACTGTCACCTTAACCATGttaagtcttccaatctatgaatgTGGAatggttttccatttatttcgatctttaatttctttcaaccgCAATGCCCCATTTGCAATCCTCTAAGAAAAGTACTATatcttcacaaaataaaaatcctagcTTTTGGGGCTGCTTAGGAGGGAAAATGGGTGCTTCCTCCCCTCACTTAGCACTTTGACAGGCGGTCCAGAGAGAAAAAGGGACACAGGATATCTGTGAAACTCTTAAAAAGTCTTAATCTTGCCAGTGGGATCTATCCGACCATTCCTACGTGCCCCACCTGTCACATTGCAGTATTATTTTGCCCATGGAAACACTGGAATACCAGTAGGCAATTGCTGACCCAATCAATTTCTCCactgtgaaaaggaaaaaagatttccTGAAGTATTTCAGGATAGTAGCATCTAAAATCAGggctttaaataaaatacaaaccaaaTAGTTTAGGTCTGTTCCCCAGCCCTCCAAGTGTCTTAAAAACTGTGACATTAAGGTGATTAAGCAGAGCTCTTGTCATGGGGGAGGGCTCTCCCAGGGCATCATCTCCCTGTGACATCCATAAAGGAGCCTTGTCTTACCTGTAGCAATGCAATGCCTATGAAAATACCAGCCACGATGGTTAAATTGTCCTGCAACCACTTCTCAAACTGGGGCACACAGCCTTTTGTGTAGATTACAATCTGCTGGTCAACTTCCTTCACAAGGGAAGAGGAGAGCACAGCGTCACCATGCAAGTTCAAAAGCTCTTCCAACACCCTTTGTGCTAAGTGACAAGATGAGATTCCACTTACTGGTTTTTGCCTGGCATCGTAGCCACACTGAGTGTTGATGACATCTTCCTggtagagagagaaaacagaaaagtgaaaTTCACTCAATAGACAGGAAGCCTGCTGAAGACTTAGCAGATCAGCTCCATTAAGTGTCCTTCATCAAATGCATACTTGGGCATGTGGATGTCCTAGGCACTAGGCTAAATAAACACTTTGATCATCCCAAGTAATTATTATAACAATCCTCAGAAGTAGGTATTAAAGTATGCCCTCTTTTCtagaagaagaaaactgaggctcaggcaaGATAAGGATACCAAGCACGTTACTGACAATCTCAGGAAGCTTAAAggggtgagaaaactgagacagagaTAAAACTGTGGGGAAAGCGCACAATGACTATCTTCATTTATGGTCTTTTGGGGGAACTTCTACTTCTTAATCTATATACTTCTGTATCATTTAAATGGTTTTTCGATGAGAATGCATTACACTTTaataattagaaacaaaacagtgCCCTGACAACCTATCACATGGACAGATATCCTGACATCTCACAGGCCTCATCAGAAACATGGGTTCTCTCCTGTCttaggtttgtttatttttcccctctgcaGGGTATAGGGTAGATTTTATTAGCTTGGCATTTATGGAATGAGAAATCTCTACCCAGAGTATCTGTAGTTGAAAGGGGAGGCATAATGCCTTCTGACACTCTTCATAATTCTTCTGACGGAATTCCGTCAGACAGCTGGAGCTGGAGACAGAGCAGTTTGTACCTGCTGGTCAGCACAAGGCCACCTGAGTGGACACccagggctctgtgctgagcactcTCCCGTCTTTTGGTCCTCTCTCAGAGGAAAGCAAGAAATGAGCCAGTGGGAAAGGTGGGTTTCCTGGCAAGGTTTCAGAGCTAGGAAGCACAGTCCTTTCTGATTCTTGGCCTCTTTCAGACCAAGAGTAACAGTTCAGAGACCCCTCTGAGGCCCCTAGAGGGCTACTGTTTCACCTCAAGACCATGGGCCCCTTGAAAGAGCCCCACAACCTCCACCTTACATGGGGGAAATGGCCATTGAACTCATTAGCACCCACTGGGCTCCGCCTGATTTCAGGAAGGGGGGTTtggaggttggggaggggggacTGCCCGGACTGATAACTTGGGAGGCCAAAGAGCGTGGAATAGACATGTGCAGAAGCAGATTCTCGCACTTGTTCCAACACTCACTCCtggctttctatttatttattttttaaagactgagcaagcatgagcatgggggaggggcagagggagagagagaagcagactccccactgagcaggtagccagacatggggctgaatcccaggtctgtgagatcatgatctgagccaaaggcagatgcttaaccgactgagccacccaggtgtccctcactccTGGCTTTTAACTGACAAGACACTTGCATTTTAAGCCATCCTACATACAGTGATATGATGTGACCCTAAATACAACCAAGCCCATGGTGAAAGGGTTATGAGTGGgtttaatgctttttcttttcttaaataaaatacaaactgcagttatcatcatcatcacaactGAGAACCCAGACAGCTGCGGTCTTCCTACATAGGTAGGCTAGCCCTATCTTGCCTCAAACTCTTCTCCTATCCCTAATATTTTCCCCAGAAGCAAGTCAGGAAGCAAAGGGTCACTGACCCCTAGTCAAAGCAGACAACTCTCACCTGGGCCCATCCCTCTCACACAGAAGGAATAACAGGCACTTTAGGTAGTCTTTCGGGGTCTAAAGCTCAGTCTGTCCCTTGCTAGCAATGGGAACTCGGGCAAGTTACTGAAACTCCACGGGCCTCCATTTCACCCAAAGACGGAAGATGATGGTGGTACTGCCAACAGGAAGGTTCTGAATTTTATTGAGCCAACTCACAAGAAGGCTGAGAACAGAGACCAGCGTGCGCTGCTAAATTAACGTCAGCGATCATTACTCCTACTGGGGAGATCTGAGCCCTATGTCCCCGAGAGGAGCTACAATTAGGAATAAGCAGGTAAGGTTTCAAGAAAAGAATTGCTCTGCTCATTGCCCACCCAGCCCACATTCTCCATGTGATGCCCAGAGCCGCCCAATGGTCAGCAGGCACTTACTGCTGGGTCTTTAGTACAGCAGGAGAATGGCACGCCGCATCGCTCTCGACTTGCGTTGGAATCTGTGCAATTGAAGTAAATATTTAGGTTCCAATCATCAGCTCCAAAAGCCCCACAGCACTGCCACTAGAGCAAACAGGAGAGAATTAGAACCTCTCGACTTGGAGGCGACTAGGCGCCTACGCTCACCACCGCCAAATGCCCGACGCCCAGCTCCTGAGAACTCTAACCTCCTTTTCTGTCTCAGAAGTTAGTTTTAGACCAAACTAAACCGAAAGGGCCCCTAGAAAAGCTTCCAGAGTGACTAAGGCTCAAGATTTGTAAGGAGGTGCTAGCATCTGATTTAAAGGACTGATGAGACCTGTGGTGttaggtgggggaagggcagacagaGCAGGGGTTGTACGGCAGGCTCAGTCAGAACAAGGTCTGCCTGGCGTGGGTGCAGGCAGGAACATTCTAGAAAGATAAGCAAGACACTAAACCGTGGTAGTGTCTGCAGGAGGCAACTGGGGTTGTGGGTGGGAGAGCTAgaggctttctttttaaaactttgggTCTCTACAGCCTTAATGGTTTTTCAGAAAAtcctttttattgaggtataactgacctATAATAAAGTGacgtttaaagtgtacaattttcTAAGATTTGACATATGCATACATCGCGAAACTGTGATCACCACCATCAAGACAGTGAACACACACTCATTACCCCCAAGAGTTCTAAAGGCTTCCTTTTCATTAGGTATCTGTTACTGCTCTGAGTTTCTTCTAAGAGCACGCATTtacattttcaacttaaaaaatccCATCATCTAATCAAAATATATCTAATATGAGCTGTTCAAGTCAGCGAGTCTCAAAAGGGTCAGCTCAAGGACTGCTTGTTCCAGAAGCCCCTTCGTCACCCCCCTGCTGGACTAGCTCTGCCTCCGACTTAGGTAAACATCAAGCCCTGATCATTTTAAGGCTTTTGGGACCAATAGCCACTGCAAACCATTACACTCCATGACAGCAAAAGAAAATCACATGAAACAGCATTTCCACATAAAGCAGACAGCATTTCGAGAGAACGTGGATACACGTGTTCTTCCGACTCATCTGGTCCTCCGAGGCCGTGGGCTGTGGATCTCAGAGTTTGCCTACGAAGCTTCATCAGGTCTGTCATGCCAACTAGTCAGCAATGCTACTTGGCAGGGCGTGCACCTGCACCCTTTGTGACCTAACAGAACAGTGAGGTCCGCTGCAGAGGTGACCGGGCTTCATCTCACACCTGAGCTGCAGCACATTCCAGAACAGTCACTGAGGCCACTCACAAAACCAGCACAACCCAGCTCCCTCCTGAGCACCTAAGGAAGGAGGCCGGGCTCCCTATGGTGAGTGCTGATGCAGCCGTCTCCTGCCTTCATCAGAGGGGCCCCAGCTCGCCCCCGGAAAGCCGTCCCAGGGAGGGACAGCCATTGGTCCGTGGGCTCCCGTCTGCCCTCCGGTCCTGCTGCGGACACTTCTGTCCCAGACAGCGCTGTCCGGGTCTGCTCAGCTTCTCCAGTGTCTCAGGGCATGCAAATAAAGACCTTAACACCTGAGGACAGTAACGCCTTTGGCCTAATATAAAACCGCATGCAGCTTATTAGAGTGTCCTAACGTCTGCACAAGCAGTAGCTTCCATATTACTACTGGGGAAATAGGTCAGGTTTCTGTTAGCCCACGGTCACCTAGCTAATTAGATCTGGGCACTAGATCTGTATTTCTGACTGCTTGtttataccattttgcattctgagACAAACAGGACATCTGCTGCTTCATTTGCATGACAGAGGACATCACCTAGTAGGGTCAGAAACCTGGAGGCTCTGCGGAGCAGATTCTCCACTTGTTAGAAGCCACCAGGGCTTGGAAGTTTCTCAACTTTTGGTTGTGTGGAACTGCGTGGGCTATAATAATATTTGGACAGGCATATTTTAGGAACTTTGTGGACAAATTATCTATTGCTAAGTATATCATTATGAGCCGTGAAGTGTGGAGGCTGACCAGAAAGGGGGCAAACAGCAAGAAAGAATCCACATAAAACACCAAATAAAATGTTACACCTGCAGCAAAACAATATTCTTCAGATGCCAATGGGAAACAGCAACTGTGATTATAATCTTATTGCTCAAGAGGTTTTCTTTGTCCTGTGGACTTAGTAGAAATTGagataagtgaaaaaataagacaCTGCCACTTAGGCTACAAATCATATAAGCCATAACGCGGGTTAGAAAATAATGAATACACAAgtaaaccaacaacaacaaaacatgtGGCAAAGTCAGACGTAGGTTCCAGTTGGCACAAGCAGAAGCCAGGAGTAACGTTCACTGGGGTCATTCCTTGAGAAGgctttcaacttaaaaataaactaagttTAAACTTACATATTCCTGTGTGAAGTCTATGAGGTTCTGCAAATCAATGTCATCTCTGTACGCTCTGATGTTGTTGTTTATAAAGAAATACAGCTGGTCTTTGATCCAGTCTTTGAAAACAAATGCCAGAACCCCAGCAGTGAGctccaggaagaaaataattcCCAGGAACACAGAAAACTAAgacaaaagacacacagagaacagTTAAAAGGGTTATTTTGATCATATATAGTCAAATGGTTCCTTCTTAAAAGGTTTATAATTACATTGGGTTGTTACACATGTCCAAAGCAGATAATCTTCGGTTTCTTAAGATacatcaatagaatagaatattacaCTCCaagaaaggactttttaaaaacgTTCATAATCACATTTTAGGGGCTCTGGTGGTCCATTCGGTAATTAAACAACAAAGCCTAAATGCAAACATGGGTAATAGGAATTTCTCATTAGACTCACATTAAGGGCTAATGAGTTCCTCCGGATTCATGCACTGCCACGCTCTTGAACAATGACCTGCCCCTACCTCTAGTAAGCTCTCGTAATGTCGAAAGAGAAACCATCCCAGTATTTTAACATCGACTGTCATTTGTTACTACGGCCTTGATTCTGTATGCAACACATTCCTCTATCAGATTCAGACATTGCTTTAATCCCCTTCTGCACCTTCTTTATGAAGTAAAACAGCAGATGGATTCATCTTAGATGAAGAGGTCAAAGAGGaagtttgtgtgtgtctgtgtgtggggtGACTATAACAGGAAAATCATTTTCCGTCATGAAATCCGGGTTGAAAGCTTTCTTAGGTAACTTGCTTACCTTTCTTTGTAAATACCAGGCTtggaagattttaaataaaatcaacccACAGCTGAAGGAAGATTTCTGGCTGATATAGACAGCAAGAATTTACACAGGAAGGCTGGGGACCACAGGTAATGTGGTGACTGCCCATAAATCTGGAGAAATCTCCCTTTCATCTCAAAGACTCAGAAGAGCCCCACCTCGGTTATACCAAAGTACCGTTCACGCCCATGGTTCTTTCCACTTCCTCTCACCCCCACACTTTTACTCTTTCCCGACTTTTTTGCTGAAACAGATTATGAGAAATTAAGGTGTGAGGGAGCATGCAGGTTTCTGGTGGTAAGGACAGACAGGGGGCCATCGGGGCCACCGTGGctgaggaggcagaggggctAAAGCCGTCTGCTGTTTCTATGTCTGCTGTTTCTATGCTCCACAAGCACACATCAAAGGGCCAACTGAGAGAAAAACATGCTGGGGGAGTGCTTCAAAGGAAACTGCAGAGTTAcctattaaaacaagaaaaaaagacaaaagatgcaAATTCCTCCAGCAACCATCTGAAGGACCCATAATAGATCAGGCCCTAGATTTGGTGGGCTTTGCAGAAACAAGGAGTGAGGAGTAATCCTGCCTCCAAAGACCTAACAGTCTTATgtgctgtgggggtggggataggggTGAGGGTAGTTGTGGGGGCATTGCACAGGGGACATCCACATATTGGACGGTGTTTATCCAGGGTGCCAAGTGCTGTTCTGGGAGGGTGGACatgaggggaggggtagaagaaagaaagaagtgccTGGCAAAGTCTATGACCCCAAGGTTCAGGCTCTAAATCTAGATCCTCTAGAACTCAACCCTTCAGGCTCCATAGATCTCCTGGTTATCTGTCCTTGATGAATTCAATAGAACTAGGATCTAAACTATCATCAGTGGTGCCAATAATTTCAAGTAAGATTTCCTTAATCTAGAAAaaaagacaggggaaaaaaatcttttactgAATGCCTACCCCATAGTATAAAACAACTCCCCTCCCTTTATTAGGTACAGAAATACAGTAAGTTATCACTATTGTATTGAGAAAAATCACAGCTagctcacatgcatgtgcacacaaaaTACCATGACAGACATCATGCAAGATTTTTGATTAGATTTTTGTTCGCATCACCATAAAAGTTAAGGCAAGTTCACTTTCCAGTTACCCCGGTAGAATTTCTCTTAATGCTCTATGATATAGATTTATCCAAAATTGAGTTCAAATTAAATTTGTATCGAATATTTGGCAGAAACCTGTATGCCTTGGCCCCCATGGACCTCATTTC
The genomic region above belongs to Canis aureus isolate CA01 chromosome 33, VMU_Caureus_v.1.0, whole genome shotgun sequence and contains:
- the TSPAN5 gene encoding tetraspanin-5 isoform X2, whose amino-acid sequence is MKRIFPQFLGIAFLGIGLWAWNEKGVLSNISSITDLGGFDPVWLFLVVGGVMFILGFAGCIGALRENTFLLKFFSVFLGIIFFLELTAGVLAFVFKDWIKDQLYFFINNNIRAYRDDIDLQNLIDFTQEYWQCCGAFGADDWNLNIYFNCTDSNASRERCGVPFSCCTKDPAEDVINTQCGYDARQKPEVDQQIVIYTKGCVPQFEKWLQDNLTIVAGIFIGIALLQIFGICLAQNLVSDIEAVRASW
- the TSPAN5 gene encoding tetraspanin-5 isoform X1; its protein translation is MSGKHYKGPEVSCCIKYFIFGFNVIFWFLGIAFLGIGLWAWNEKGVLSNISSITDLGGFDPVWLFLVVGGVMFILGFAGCIGALRENTFLLKFFSVFLGIIFFLELTAGVLAFVFKDWIKDQLYFFINNNIRAYRDDIDLQNLIDFTQEYWQCCGAFGADDWNLNIYFNCTDSNASRERCGVPFSCCTKDPAEDVINTQCGYDARQKPEVDQQIVIYTKGCVPQFEKWLQDNLTIVAGIFIGIALLQIFGICLAQNLVSDIEAVRASW
- the TSPAN5 gene encoding tetraspanin-5 isoform X3, with the translated sequence MAVSQPFLGIAFLGIGLWAWNEKGVLSNISSITDLGGFDPVWLFLVVGGVMFILGFAGCIGALRENTFLLKFFSVFLGIIFFLELTAGVLAFVFKDWIKDQLYFFINNNIRAYRDDIDLQNLIDFTQEYWQCCGAFGADDWNLNIYFNCTDSNASRERCGVPFSCCTKDPAEDVINTQCGYDARQKPEVDQQIVIYTKGCVPQFEKWLQDNLTIVAGIFIGIALLQIFGICLAQNLVSDIEAVRASW
- the TSPAN5 gene encoding tetraspanin-5 isoform X4; the protein is MFLGIAFLGIGLWAWNEKGVLSNISSITDLGGFDPVWLFLVVGGVMFILGFAGCIGALRENTFLLKFFSVFLGIIFFLELTAGVLAFVFKDWIKDQLYFFINNNIRAYRDDIDLQNLIDFTQEYWQCCGAFGADDWNLNIYFNCTDSNASRERCGVPFSCCTKDPAEDVINTQCGYDARQKPEVDQQIVIYTKGCVPQFEKWLQDNLTIVAGIFIGIALLQIFGICLAQNLVSDIEAVRASW